A single region of the Enterobacter cloacae complex sp. R_G8 genome encodes:
- a CDS encoding LysR family transcriptional regulator, with product MTTLNLGHLATFRLVIQRGSFSAAADLLGISQPAVSLQIRQLEQFLQARLVERTGRGIKATPAGQALLLHEERIQQAVDEAVRSVSEFSHDVSGTVTLGTGATACIHLLPPLLQQLRSDYPLLKVGVTTGNTLDIVRAIEENRLDLGLVTLPVSGKSLDVMTVMDEEFVFIASLMQQERFSRLTPEALHLQPLIAFESGSGTRALIDGWFAACGLAIAPVMQLGSIEAIKRMVRAGLGYSIVPRMAVEHAADREGLSVMSLEPLLQRQLAVVMRQDKILSKGIAAIIRIIQNPPAD from the coding sequence ATGACGACGCTCAATCTGGGACATCTTGCGACCTTCCGTCTGGTGATCCAGCGCGGCAGTTTTTCGGCTGCAGCGGATCTGCTCGGTATTTCCCAGCCTGCCGTTAGTCTGCAAATACGTCAGCTGGAACAGTTTCTGCAAGCGCGGCTGGTAGAACGAACCGGGCGCGGCATCAAGGCTACACCTGCCGGACAGGCTCTGCTGCTCCACGAAGAGCGTATTCAGCAGGCGGTAGATGAAGCGGTTCGTTCCGTGAGTGAGTTCAGTCACGACGTGAGCGGCACTGTGACGCTTGGCACTGGCGCAACGGCCTGTATCCATCTTTTACCACCGTTGTTGCAGCAGTTACGCAGCGACTACCCGCTCCTGAAAGTGGGGGTAACCACGGGCAACACCCTCGACATTGTCAGGGCGATAGAAGAAAACCGTCTCGATTTGGGGCTGGTGACCCTGCCGGTCAGTGGTAAAAGTCTGGACGTCATGACGGTGATGGACGAAGAGTTTGTTTTTATTGCCTCGCTTATGCAGCAGGAGCGATTTTCGCGTTTAACCCCTGAGGCGTTGCACCTTCAGCCGCTGATTGCCTTTGAATCCGGCAGTGGCACCCGCGCGCTGATAGATGGCTGGTTTGCGGCATGTGGGTTAGCGATTGCGCCGGTGATGCAGCTTGGCAGCATTGAGGCCATCAAACGGATGGTTCGCGCGGGGTTGGGTTATAGCATTGTACCGCGAATGGCGGTTGAACATGCCGCTGACCGCGAAGGGCTAAGCGTCATGTCGCTTGAACCCTTATTGCAGCGGCAGCTGGCTGTTGTGATGCGTCAGGATAAGATCCTCAGCAAAGGGATCGCGGCCATTATTCGGATAATACAAAACCCACCGGCGGATTAG
- a CDS encoding YfgG family protein: MRKRHRFNTRMTRIILLISFLFFFGRFVYSSIGAWYHHQDKLQSQQTSLNVDTADR, encoded by the coding sequence ATGCGAAAACGACATCGATTTAACACTCGAATGACCCGCATCATATTGCTTATCAGCTTCCTGTTTTTCTTTGGCCGCTTCGTTTATTCCTCCATTGGTGCCTGGTATCACCATCAGGACAAACTCCAGTCGCAGCAAACCAGCCTGAACGTCGATACTGCCGATCGCTAA
- a CDS encoding sensor domain-containing phosphodiesterase, with protein sequence MNTIAFLKQNKDRWWALPLILPVVLLPVLSAANTLTQLGDGIVALYYLPLFFLLTLMLFFGAAAIPGMVLSLFLRYYASVGLFETIAAVFHFIIPLVLSWGGYRVFAPRRNMTAYGDVRLMALRIFWQVFCPATLFLVLFQFAVYLGVYESRQSLAGLNPLNIRTLVNYQALLVSGLTGVPLSYLLIRLIRHPRYFRALISQIRAQIDKKVTVTEFLLWFLVLGGLLLLLLMPMNENSSIFTTNYTLSLLMPVMLWGAMRFGYRLTSLIWTPVLLVSIHYYYRYIPVNQGYDIQLAITSSSYLVFSFVVIYMSMLATRQRAVNKRASRLALLDPVVHMPNLRALSRELAKKPWSALCLLRIPELEVLGRNYGVLLRILYKQQLAQWINGTLQPNERVYHLTGCDLAVRLNAESHQQRIDTLDEHIKQFRFVWDGMPLQPQVGVSYCYVRSPVNHLYLVLGELGEIADLSLSTNHPENLQQRGAVHLQRSLKDKVAMMSRLQKALDNNEFTLLAQPVRGLRGDRYHEVLLRMPDADGALLTPDRFLPVAQEFGLSSRVDLWVLERTLRFLAEHRDRLPGQRFAINLAPSTVCRVQFPLEVSRLLTTYAVEPWQLIFEVTECSTFGSAEQAMQTLRQLQKMGVRIAIDDFGTGYASYARLKSVDADILKIDGSFIRNIVSNSLDYQIVASICHLARMKKMLVVAEYVETEEIRSAVHALGIDYVQGYLIGRPVALESLLEAEASVADA encoded by the coding sequence ATGAACACTATCGCTTTCCTGAAACAGAATAAAGACCGCTGGTGGGCGCTGCCGCTTATTTTACCGGTGGTGTTGCTCCCCGTGCTGAGCGCGGCCAATACCCTGACGCAACTGGGCGACGGCATTGTGGCACTCTATTATCTGCCGCTGTTTTTCCTGCTCACGTTAATGCTGTTTTTCGGCGCCGCCGCCATTCCCGGAATGGTGTTATCGCTGTTTCTTCGCTACTACGCGTCAGTTGGGCTGTTTGAAACCATCGCCGCGGTTTTCCATTTTATCATTCCTTTAGTGCTGAGCTGGGGCGGTTATCGCGTCTTTGCTCCCAGACGTAATATGACGGCTTACGGGGATGTGCGGCTGATGGCGCTGCGCATTTTCTGGCAAGTCTTTTGCCCTGCCACGCTGTTTCTGGTGCTGTTTCAGTTTGCGGTATATCTTGGCGTGTACGAGAGTCGCCAGAGCCTGGCGGGACTCAATCCCCTTAATATTCGCACCCTGGTTAACTATCAGGCGCTGCTGGTGAGTGGGCTGACGGGCGTACCGCTGAGCTACCTGCTGATCCGACTGATTCGCCATCCGCGTTATTTCCGGGCACTGATTTCTCAGATCCGCGCACAGATAGACAAAAAGGTGACGGTCACCGAGTTTCTGCTCTGGTTTCTCGTCCTTGGCGGGCTGCTGTTACTGCTGCTGATGCCGATGAATGAAAATAGCTCTATTTTCACCACCAACTACACCCTGTCGCTCCTGATGCCGGTGATGCTCTGGGGGGCAATGCGCTTTGGTTACAGGCTGACGTCGCTTATCTGGACGCCGGTCCTGCTGGTGTCTATTCACTATTATTACCGCTATATTCCTGTGAACCAGGGATATGACATTCAACTGGCGATCACCTCTTCCAGCTATCTGGTCTTCTCGTTTGTGGTGATTTATATGTCGATGCTGGCGACTCGCCAGCGCGCCGTGAATAAGCGCGCCAGCAGACTGGCGCTTCTTGACCCGGTCGTACATATGCCCAACCTGCGGGCGTTGTCACGGGAACTGGCTAAAAAACCGTGGTCGGCGCTCTGTTTACTGCGCATTCCTGAACTGGAGGTGCTGGGGCGAAACTACGGTGTGTTACTGCGTATTTTATACAAGCAGCAGCTGGCGCAATGGATTAACGGTACGCTCCAGCCCAACGAGCGCGTCTATCACCTGACCGGCTGTGACCTGGCCGTACGGCTGAACGCGGAATCACACCAGCAGCGCATTGATACGCTTGACGAGCACATTAAACAGTTCCGCTTTGTCTGGGATGGCATGCCGCTGCAGCCGCAGGTGGGGGTAAGTTACTGCTACGTGCGTTCACCGGTGAATCATCTCTATCTGGTGTTAGGAGAGCTGGGGGAGATTGCCGATCTGTCGCTCTCCACTAACCATCCGGAAAATCTTCAGCAGCGTGGTGCAGTCCATCTGCAGCGCAGCCTGAAGGATAAAGTCGCGATGATGAGTCGCCTGCAAAAGGCGCTCGACAACAACGAATTCACCCTGCTGGCGCAGCCCGTTCGCGGCCTGCGTGGCGATCGCTATCATGAAGTGCTGCTGCGGATGCCGGATGCGGACGGCGCGTTACTTACTCCCGATCGGTTCCTGCCCGTCGCTCAGGAGTTTGGCCTGTCGTCGCGGGTCGATTTGTGGGTGCTGGAGCGCACGCTACGCTTCCTGGCCGAACACCGTGACAGGCTGCCCGGCCAGCGCTTTGCCATTAATCTTGCCCCCTCAACCGTCTGTCGCGTGCAGTTCCCGCTGGAGGTGAGTCGACTCCTGACCACCTACGCCGTGGAGCCGTGGCAGTTGATCTTTGAGGTGACCGAGTGCAGCACCTTCGGCAGCGCGGAGCAGGCGATGCAGACCCTGAGGCAGCTACAAAAAATGGGCGTACGCATTGCGATTGATGATTTTGGTACCGGCTATGCGAGCTATGCGCGGCTGAAAAGCGTGGATGCGGACATCCTCAAGATTGACGGCAGCTTTATTCGCAATATCGTCAGCAACAGCCTGGATTACCAGATTGTGGCCTCTATTTGCCATTTAGCGCGAATGAAAAAGATGCTGGTGGTTGCGGAATATGTGGAAACTGAAGAGATACGTAGCGCGGTGCACGCGCTTGGCATCGATTATGTGCAGGGCTATCTGATAGGTCGGCCGGTGGCACTCGAATCACTGCTGGAGGCAGAGGCGTCCGTAGCGGACGCCTGA
- the ppx gene encoding exopolyphosphatase encodes MPINDKTPRPQEFAAVDLGSNSFHMVIAREVDGALQIIGRLKQRVHLADGLDERSMLSEEAMERGLNCLSLFAERLQGFSPSSVCIVGTHTLRQALNAPEFLKRAEKVIPYPIEIISGNEEARLIFMGVEHTQPEKGRKLVIDIGGGSTELVIGEDFEPRLVESRRMGCVSFAQMYFPGGAISRENFQRARMAAVQKLENLAWQYRIQGWNVALGASGTIKAAHEVLLAMGEKDGFITPERLTLLTEEVLKHKSFDALSLPGLSDERKAVFVPGLAILCGVFDALAIKELRLSDGALREGVLYEMEGRFRHQDIRSRTAQSLANQYNIDREQAKRVLETTVQMYDQWQEQNPKLAHPQLAALLKWAAMLHEVGLNINHSGMHRHSAYILQNSDLPGFNQEQQTMMATLVRYHRKAIKLDDLPRFTLFKKKQFLPLIQLLRLGVLLNNQRQATTTPPTLKLKTDDHHWTLSFPHDWFSQNALVLLDLEKEQQYWEAVTGWLLKIEEESADVAA; translated from the coding sequence ATGCCGATAAATGATAAGACCCCACGACCTCAGGAATTCGCCGCGGTCGATCTTGGTTCTAACAGTTTCCACATGGTCATCGCCCGTGAGGTGGATGGCGCGCTGCAGATCATCGGTCGTCTGAAGCAGCGCGTACACCTGGCAGATGGTCTTGATGAACGCAGCATGCTCAGCGAAGAGGCGATGGAGCGCGGCTTAAACTGCCTGTCGCTGTTTGCTGAACGCCTGCAGGGCTTCTCGCCTTCCAGCGTCTGCATTGTGGGCACGCATACCCTGCGCCAGGCGCTGAATGCCCCTGAATTCCTCAAGCGTGCGGAAAAAGTGATCCCCTACCCCATTGAGATCATCTCCGGTAACGAAGAGGCGCGTCTGATTTTTATGGGCGTTGAGCACACGCAGCCGGAAAAAGGCCGCAAGCTGGTGATTGATATCGGCGGCGGCTCCACAGAGCTGGTCATTGGCGAAGACTTTGAACCGCGTCTGGTGGAGAGCCGCCGTATGGGCTGCGTCAGTTTTGCGCAGATGTATTTCCCGGGCGGCGCGATCTCCCGGGAAAACTTCCAGCGGGCGCGCATGGCCGCCGTTCAAAAGCTGGAAAATCTGGCCTGGCAGTACCGGATCCAGGGCTGGAACGTCGCGCTGGGGGCGTCGGGGACCATCAAAGCGGCCCATGAAGTGCTGCTGGCGATGGGTGAAAAAGACGGTTTTATCACCCCCGAGCGCCTGACGTTGCTGACTGAAGAGGTGCTGAAACATAAAAGTTTCGACGCCTTAAGCCTGCCGGGTCTTTCCGACGAGCGAAAAGCGGTGTTTGTACCGGGGCTGGCTATCCTGTGCGGCGTATTTGATGCGCTGGCCATCAAGGAGCTGCGTCTCTCTGACGGTGCGCTGCGTGAAGGCGTACTGTATGAGATGGAAGGCCGCTTCCGCCATCAGGATATTCGCAGCCGCACCGCGCAAAGCCTGGCAAACCAGTACAACATCGACCGCGAACAGGCGAAGCGGGTGCTGGAAACGACCGTACAGATGTACGATCAGTGGCAGGAGCAAAATCCGAAGCTTGCTCATCCGCAGCTTGCCGCCCTGCTGAAATGGGCCGCGATGCTGCACGAAGTGGGGCTGAACATCAACCACAGCGGCATGCACCGCCATTCCGCCTATATTCTGCAAAACAGCGATTTGCCGGGCTTCAACCAGGAGCAGCAAACCATGATGGCCACACTGGTGCGCTATCACCGCAAAGCCATTAAGCTCGACGATCTGCCGCGCTTCACGCTGTTCAAGAAAAAGCAGTTCCTGCCGCTGATCCAGCTGCTGCGTCTGGGCGTGCTGCTGAATAACCAGCGTCAGGCCACCACCACGCCGCCCACGCTGAAACTCAAAACGGATGACCATCACTGGACGCTGAGCTTCCCGCACGACTGGTTTAGCCAGAATGCGCTGGTTCTGCTGGATCTGGAAAAAGAGCAGCAGTACTGGGAAGCGGTCACCGGCTGGCTGCTCAAAATCGAAGAAGAGAGCGCCGACGTCGCGGCGTAA
- the ppk1 gene encoding polyphosphate kinase 1, whose product MGQEKLYIEKELSWLAFNERVLQEAADKSNPLIERMRFLGIYSNNLDEFYKVRFAELKRRIIISEEQGLNSHSRHLLGKIQSRVLKADQEFDGLYNELLLEMARNQIFLINERQLSVNQQNWLRHYFKQYLRQHITPILINRETDLVQFLKDDYTYLAVEIIRGESIRYALLEIPSDKVPRFVNLPPETPRRRKPMILLDNILRYCLDDIFKGFFDYDALNAYSMKMTRDAEYDLVHEMEASLMELMSSSLKQRLTAEPVRFVYQRDMPDAMVEMLRDKLTISRYDSIVPGGRYHNFKDFIGFPNVGKANLVNKPLPRLRHLWFDKFRNGFDAIRERDVLLYYPYHTFEHVLELLRQASFDPSVLAIKINIYRVAKDSRIIDAMIHAAHNGKKVTVVVELQARFDEEANIHWARRLTEAGVHVIFSAPGLKIHAKLFLISRKEGDDVVRYAHIGTGNFNEKTARIYTDYSLLTADARITNEVRRVFNFIENPYRPVSFDYLLVSPQNSRRLLYDMIDKEIANAQKGLSSGITLKLNNLVDKGLVDRLYAASSSGVPVNLLIRGMCSLIPELEGISDNIRVISIVDRYLEHDRVYIFDNAGDKQVYLSSADWMTRNIDYRIEVAAPLLDPRLKQQILDIIEILFSDTVKARYIDKELSNRYVPRGNRRKVRSQLAIYDYIKSLEQPD is encoded by the coding sequence ATGGGTCAGGAAAAGTTATATATCGAGAAAGAGCTAAGCTGGTTAGCATTCAACGAACGCGTACTCCAGGAAGCGGCAGACAAAAGCAACCCGCTTATCGAGCGCATGCGCTTTTTGGGCATTTATTCCAACAACCTTGATGAGTTCTACAAGGTTCGCTTTGCCGAACTGAAACGGCGGATCATCATCAGCGAAGAGCAGGGCTTAAACTCTCACTCGCGCCATCTGTTAGGCAAAATTCAGTCCCGCGTGTTGAAAGCCGATCAGGAATTTGACGGCCTGTATAACGAGTTGCTGCTGGAGATGGCACGCAATCAAATCTTCCTGATTAACGAACGTCAGCTCTCCGTTAACCAACAAAACTGGCTGCGCCACTACTTTAAACAGTATCTGCGTCAGCACATCACCCCTATTCTGATCAACCGCGAAACCGATCTGGTGCAGTTCCTGAAAGATGACTACACCTACCTGGCGGTGGAAATTATTCGCGGTGAATCCATCCGTTACGCGCTGCTGGAGATCCCGTCCGACAAGGTGCCACGCTTTGTGAACCTGCCGCCGGAAACCCCGCGCAGACGCAAGCCGATGATCCTGCTGGATAACATCCTGCGTTACTGCCTGGACGATATCTTCAAAGGCTTCTTCGATTACGATGCGTTGAACGCCTATTCGATGAAGATGACCCGTGACGCCGAATATGACCTGGTGCATGAGATGGAAGCCAGCCTGATGGAGCTGATGTCCTCCAGCCTCAAGCAGCGTCTGACGGCCGAACCGGTGCGCTTTGTCTATCAGCGTGATATGCCAGACGCGATGGTGGAAATGCTGCGCGACAAGCTGACTATCTCGCGCTATGACTCCATCGTGCCGGGCGGTCGTTACCATAACTTTAAAGACTTTATTGGCTTCCCGAACGTCGGCAAAGCCAATCTGGTGAACAAACCGCTGCCGCGCCTGCGCCACCTGTGGTTCGATAAGTTCCGTAACGGTTTCGACGCCATCCGCGAACGCGACGTCCTGCTCTACTATCCGTACCACACGTTTGAACACGTGCTGGAGCTGCTGCGTCAGGCCTCCTTTGACCCGAGCGTGCTGGCAATCAAAATCAATATCTACCGCGTGGCCAAAGACTCCCGCATCATCGACGCGATGATCCACGCCGCGCACAACGGCAAAAAAGTGACCGTGGTGGTTGAGCTGCAGGCACGTTTCGACGAAGAGGCCAACATTCACTGGGCGCGCCGCCTGACCGAAGCGGGCGTGCACGTCATCTTCTCTGCGCCTGGCCTGAAAATTCACGCCAAGCTGTTCCTGATCTCCCGTAAAGAGGGTGACGACGTGGTGCGCTATGCCCACATCGGTACCGGGAACTTTAACGAGAAAACCGCACGAATTTATACCGACTACTCGCTGCTGACCGCCGACGCGCGCATCACCAACGAGGTGCGCCGGGTGTTCAACTTTATTGAGAACCCGTACCGCCCGGTGAGCTTCGATTATCTGCTGGTGTCACCGCAGAACTCGCGCCGCCTGCTGTACGATATGATCGACAAAGAGATCGCCAACGCCCAGAAAGGGTTGTCCTCCGGCATCACGCTGAAGCTCAACAATCTGGTCGACAAAGGACTGGTGGACAGACTGTATGCCGCGTCCAGCTCTGGCGTTCCGGTCAATCTGCTGATCCGCGGCATGTGTTCCCTGATCCCTGAACTGGAAGGCATCAGCGACAATATTCGCGTCATCAGCATTGTTGACCGCTACCTTGAGCACGATCGCGTCTATATTTTCGATAATGCGGGAGATAAACAGGTCTATCTCTCTTCTGCGGACTGGATGACACGCAATATTGACTACCGAATTGAAGTCGCGGCGCCGCTGCTGGATCCGCGTCTGAAACAGCAGATCCTCGACATTATCGAGATTCTGTTCAGCGACACGGTGAAAGCACGCTATATCGACAAAGAACTCAGTAACCGCTATGTACCGCGCGGCAACCGCCGCAAAGTGCGGTCACAACTGGCGATTTACGACTATATCAAATCACTCGAGCAACCCGATTAA
- the purN gene encoding phosphoribosylglycinamide formyltransferase, with product MKNIVVLISGNGSNLQAIIDACKQKKINGTIRAVFSNKADAFGLERAREANIPAHALEASQFAGREAFDRELVQEIDAYAPDVVVLAGYMRILSPAFVGHYAGRLLNIHPSLLPKYPGLHTHRQVLENGDEEHGTSVHFVTDELDGGPVILQAKVPVFDGDTEDDVTERVQSQEHAIYPLVVSWFVDGRLAMRDGAAWLDGVQLPPQGYAAEE from the coding sequence ATGAAAAACATCGTGGTGCTCATTTCCGGTAACGGAAGCAATTTGCAGGCCATCATTGACGCCTGCAAACAGAAGAAAATCAATGGCACCATTCGGGCAGTATTCAGCAACAAGGCCGACGCGTTCGGCCTCGAGCGCGCCCGGGAAGCAAACATTCCCGCGCACGCGCTGGAAGCCAGCCAGTTCGCCGGCCGTGAAGCCTTTGACCGCGAGCTGGTTCAGGAGATTGATGCCTACGCGCCGGACGTTGTGGTGCTGGCGGGCTATATGCGCATCCTGAGCCCGGCGTTTGTCGGGCACTACGCCGGGCGTCTGCTGAATATCCACCCTTCGCTTCTGCCAAAATATCCCGGCCTGCACACCCATCGTCAGGTGCTGGAAAACGGCGATGAGGAGCACGGGACTTCGGTGCATTTCGTGACCGATGAGCTGGACGGCGGACCGGTGATCCTGCAGGCGAAAGTCCCGGTCTTTGACGGCGACACCGAAGACGATGTCACCGAACGCGTGCAGAGCCAGGAACATGCCATTTATCCGCTGGTGGTCAGCTGGTTTGTCGACGGGCGTCTGGCGATGCGCGACGGTGCCGCCTGGCTGGACGGCGTGCAGCTTCCACCGCAGGGTTATGCGGCCGAAGAGTAG
- the purM gene encoding phosphoribosylformylglycinamidine cyclo-ligase, whose product MTNKTSLSYKDAGVDIDAGNALVDRIKGVVKKTRRPEVMGGLGGFGALCALPQKYREPVLVSGTDGVGTKLRLAMDLKRHDTIGIDLVAMCVNDLVVQGAEPLFFLDYYATGKLDVDTAASVINGIAEGCLQSGCALVGGETAEMPGMYHGEDYDVAGFCVGVVEKSEIIDGSKVADGDVLIALASSGPHSNGYSLVRKILEVSGCDPQTTELEGKPLADHLLAPTRIYVKNVLELIESVDVHAIAHLTGGGFWENIPRVLPDNTQAVIDESSWQWPAVFNWLQTAGNVSSHEMYRTFNCGVGMVIALPASEADKAVKLLTDKGENAWKIGIIKASDSEQRVVIE is encoded by the coding sequence GTGACCAACAAAACTTCTCTCAGCTACAAAGATGCCGGTGTTGATATTGACGCAGGTAATGCGCTGGTTGACCGAATCAAAGGTGTGGTGAAAAAAACCCGCCGCCCGGAAGTGATGGGTGGTCTGGGTGGCTTCGGCGCACTGTGCGCGCTGCCGCAAAAATATCGTGAACCTGTTCTGGTCTCGGGTACTGACGGTGTAGGCACAAAACTGCGCCTGGCGATGGATTTAAAACGTCACGACACGATCGGTATCGATCTGGTCGCGATGTGTGTAAACGACCTGGTGGTACAAGGCGCTGAGCCGCTGTTCTTCCTCGACTACTACGCGACCGGCAAACTGGACGTGGATACCGCAGCCAGCGTGATCAACGGTATCGCCGAAGGCTGTCTGCAGTCTGGCTGCGCGCTGGTTGGCGGTGAAACCGCGGAAATGCCTGGCATGTATCACGGCGAAGATTATGACGTCGCAGGCTTCTGCGTGGGTGTGGTAGAAAAATCAGAAATTATCGACGGCAGTAAAGTGGCTGATGGTGATGTGCTGATTGCGCTGGCCTCCAGCGGCCCGCACTCTAACGGCTACTCGCTGGTGCGTAAAATCCTCGAAGTAAGCGGTTGCGACCCACAAACCACTGAGCTTGAAGGTAAACCTCTGGCTGACCATCTGCTGGCACCGACCCGCATCTACGTGAAAAACGTGCTGGAGCTGATTGAGAGCGTTGACGTTCACGCCATTGCCCACCTGACCGGTGGCGGCTTCTGGGAAAACATTCCGCGCGTACTGCCGGACAACACCCAGGCGGTAATCGACGAATCCTCATGGCAGTGGCCAGCAGTCTTTAACTGGCTGCAAACCGCGGGCAACGTCAGTTCTCACGAAATGTATCGCACCTTTAACTGTGGCGTGGGTATGGTGATCGCCCTGCCCGCGAGCGAAGCGGATAAAGCCGTTAAGCTGCTGACGGACAAAGGTGAAAACGCGTGGAAAATCGGTATTATCAAAGCTTCCGATTCCGAACAGCGTGTGGTCATTGAATGA
- the bglK gene encoding beta-glucoside kinase BglK has protein sequence MNIAAFDIGGTALKMGIVTAQGELLQTDKAAIKNSDGDAILSQMLNWVAAHPGLEGIAISAPGYVNPHTGFIAMGGAIRRFDQFAMKGWLETQTGLPVTVENDANCVLLAERWQGKATEMDSFLVLTIGTGIGGAIFCNGRLVHGARFRAGEFGYMLTERADSRRVARHSMNENCTLRTLRKRYADFHGLTLEDVTGEAIFDGYDAGDAVCRRLVDDFLNGIATGLYNLANVFDPQTIFIGGGIAERPGFMDLLRTHLAWFGIADIADVVSHGNRAGLVGAVYHFRQQYPSAISNIE, from the coding sequence ATGAACATCGCCGCATTTGATATCGGTGGCACTGCGTTAAAAATGGGGATTGTGACAGCGCAGGGCGAGCTGCTGCAGACGGACAAGGCCGCCATTAAGAACAGCGATGGCGACGCTATCCTGTCGCAGATGCTGAACTGGGTGGCGGCGCATCCCGGGCTTGAGGGGATCGCCATCAGCGCGCCGGGGTATGTCAATCCGCATACCGGGTTTATTGCGATGGGCGGGGCCATTCGCCGCTTCGACCAGTTCGCGATGAAAGGCTGGCTTGAGACGCAGACGGGTTTACCGGTCACCGTGGAGAATGACGCCAACTGCGTGCTGCTGGCGGAACGCTGGCAGGGCAAGGCAACAGAGATGGACAGCTTTCTGGTGCTAACCATCGGCACCGGGATCGGCGGGGCGATTTTCTGCAACGGCAGGCTGGTTCACGGGGCGCGTTTTCGCGCCGGAGAGTTCGGCTACATGCTCACGGAAAGGGCTGACTCACGGCGCGTGGCCCGCCACTCCATGAATGAAAACTGCACATTACGCACGCTTCGCAAGCGCTATGCCGACTTTCACGGTCTGACGCTTGAGGACGTTACAGGTGAAGCCATTTTTGATGGTTATGACGCAGGCGACGCGGTGTGTCGCCGCCTGGTTGATGATTTTCTTAACGGCATTGCGACAGGGCTCTACAACCTGGCGAATGTGTTCGATCCGCAGACCATTTTCATTGGCGGCGGTATCGCGGAGCGGCCCGGATTTATGGATCTGCTTCGCACTCATCTTGCGTGGTTTGGCATCGCGGACATCGCCGATGTCGTCAGCCACGGCAACCGGGCCGGTCTTGTCGGTGCGGTTTACCACTTCAGACAGCAGTATCCGTCAGCAATCAGCAACATCGAATGA